In Quercus robur chromosome 11, dhQueRobu3.1, whole genome shotgun sequence, the following proteins share a genomic window:
- the LOC126706488 gene encoding transcription factor bHLH95-like: protein MSEEGVGCHESFFWENQSRGFTNSDNSAGGSEEKLGNRKVPGSSSNSQAEIGMEEAVPLPIVKKRGRGGVSKNAKGSNGEGRAGKGSGESDHDVHIWTERERRKKMRNMFANLHALLPQLPPKADKSTIVDEAVNCIQTLQNTLQKLQKQKQERLQGASSTFGFEPNTITSSQKLSYDTREAFLADQGSSNIQAIGTIATTCSNSLPVLRNPIMFQTWTSSNVVLNICGNDAQISVCSPKKPGLLTTICYVMEKHKIEVVSAQITSDYDRTMYMIQAHVTGASVQFQEAEFPVEEIYKQAVAEIMLWVSS, encoded by the exons ATGTCTGAAGAAGGAGTAGGATGCCATGAAAGTTTCTTCTGGGAAAACCAATCACGGGGTTTTACTAATTCAGACAATTCAGCTGGTGGCAGTGAAGAGAAACTGGGCAATAGGAAGGTGCCAGGCTCTAGCTCGAATAGCCAGGCAGAGATAGGAATGGAAGAGGCGGTGCCATTGCCAATTGTTAAGAAGAGGGGAAGAGGGGGTGTGAGCAAAAATGCGAAGGGGAGTAATGGTGAAGGGAGAGCAGGGAAAGGAAGTGGTGAATCAGATCATGATGTTCATATAtggacagagagagagaggaggaagaagatgagaaaTATGTTTGCTAATCTTCATGCTTTGCTTCCTCAACTTCCTCCTAAG GCCGACAAATCCACAATCGTGGATGAAGCAGTGAACTGCATCCAAACCCTACAGAACACTCTCCAGAAGCTGCagaaacaaaagcaagaaaGGCTCCAAGGTGCCTCATCAACTTTCGGTTTTGAGCCAAACACAATCACTTCATCACAAAAGCTATCCTACGACACAAGGGAGGCATTCTTAGCTGATCAAGGATCTTCAAATATCCAGGCAATTGGAACAATTGCTACTACTTGTTCAAATTCACTCCCGGTCTTGCGAAATCCTATAATGTTTCAAACATGGACTTCTTCAAATGTCGTCTTGAATATTTGCGGCAATGATGCACAAATTAGTGTGTGCTCGCCTAAGAAGCCTGGCCTCTTGACCACCATCTGCTATGTGATGGAGAAGCATAAAATAGAGGTGGTATCTGCTCAAATTACCTCAGATTATGATCGGACCATGTACATGATTCAAGCTCAT GTGACTGGAGCTTCCGTTCAGTTCCAAGAGGCAGAATTTCCTGTGGAAGAAATATACAAGCAAGCTGTGGCTGAGATAATGTTATGGGTTTCTTCCTGA
- the LOC126705875 gene encoding uncharacterized protein LOC126705875 isoform X1, whose product MTSATTDTDGRVKMGEEEKNSLEIEFENRPAIFVLGSSNVGKRTLLSRLLSVDFEEASDSSSQLCCHGWTINTKYYTADVSVWMAHLHDAFSIGTLPMFNQLAALVMVFDMNDLSSLVALKDWVARTDIQNFEILLCIGNKVDLLPGHPVHSEYRRHLQKQLGDSSADPYAESTEYGISETEGSSLLGDEEPSCKIRRSCLEWCTQHNIEFIEACASNADFDKCLSVDGDSQGVERLYGALSAHMWPGMILKSGNKITEPSLPEKEELSSGESDFEFEYEILSAGSAEPWDDTDKGWVSANAVTPSSEMAGFVAQNSSVVERDQENGTRSDEEKPSTSTASLQDENDQGVIPNASEQATEVDESAPFELEDLEQLMSEIGNVRESLRLMPDFQRREMAAKLAMKMAAMFGGESDNDEEI is encoded by the exons ATGACCAG TGCCACCACAGACACAGACGGGCGAGTGAAGATgggggaagaagaaaagaattctCTTGAGATTGAGTTTGAGAATCGACCCGCTATCTTCGTCCTTGGATCCTCCAATGTTGGCAAACGGACCCTCCTCTCCC GATTACTCTCTGTGGATTTTGAAGAAGCTTCTGATTCATCGTCTCAACTTTGTTGCCATGG CTGGACTATCAACACCAAGTACTACACGGCTGATGTTTCTGTATGGATGGCTCATCTTCATGATGCCTTCTCTATTGGGACATTGCCAATGTTTAACCAGTTGGCTGCCTTGGTCATGGTTTTTGACATGAATGAT TTATCATCTCTTGTTGCCCTTAAGGATTGGGTAGCTCGCACtgatattcaaaattttgaaatattattatGCATTGGCAACAAGGTGGATCTCCTTCCAGGGCATCCAGTTCATTCTGAATACAGAAGACACCTGCAGAAGCAGCTTGGAGATTCCTCTGCTGATCCTTATGCAGAGTCTACTGAATATGGAATTTCAGAAACTGAAGGAAGTAGTCTATTGGGTGACGAAGAACCTTCGTGCAAGATTAGGAGGTCTTGTTTGGAATGGTGCACTCAACATAACATTGAATTTATTGAAGCTTGTGCTTCCAATGCTGATTTTGACAAGT GTTTATCAGTTGATGGTGATTCACAAGGAGTTGAACGCCTCTATGGTGCTCTTTCGGCTCATATGTGGCCTGGAATGATTCTAAAATCTGGCAATAAAATAACTGAACCATCATTACCTGAAAAAGAAG AGTTATCTTCAGGAGAATCtgattttgaatttgagtaTGAAATCCTCTCTGCTGGCTCAGCTGAACCATGGGATGACACAGATAAAGGATGGGTTTCTGCAAATGCTGTTACCCCATCCTCAGAGATGGCAGGGTTTGTTGCTCAAAATAGCTCTGTCGTTGAACGTGATCAAGAGAATGGAACCAGATCTGATGAAGAAAAGCCTTCAACTTCAACGGCGTCATTGCAGGATGAGAATGACCAGGGTGTGATACCAAATGCATCTGAGCAAGCCACAGAGGTGGATGAGAGTGCACCTTTTGAATTAGAGGATTTGGAACAGTTGATGTCCGAGATAGGGAATGTGCGTGAAAgcttgagattgatgcctgattTTCAGAGGAGGGAAATGGCAGCAAAGCTAGCCATGAAAATGGCTGCTATGTTTGGGGGTGAAAGTGATAATGATGAGGAAATTTGA
- the LOC126705875 gene encoding uncharacterized protein LOC126705875 isoform X2: MGEEEKNSLEIEFENRPAIFVLGSSNVGKRTLLSRLLSVDFEEASDSSSQLCCHGWTINTKYYTADVSVWMAHLHDAFSIGTLPMFNQLAALVMVFDMNDLSSLVALKDWVARTDIQNFEILLCIGNKVDLLPGHPVHSEYRRHLQKQLGDSSADPYAESTEYGISETEGSSLLGDEEPSCKIRRSCLEWCTQHNIEFIEACASNADFDKCLSVDGDSQGVERLYGALSAHMWPGMILKSGNKITEPSLPEKEELSSGESDFEFEYEILSAGSAEPWDDTDKGWVSANAVTPSSEMAGFVAQNSSVVERDQENGTRSDEEKPSTSTASLQDENDQGVIPNASEQATEVDESAPFELEDLEQLMSEIGNVRESLRLMPDFQRREMAAKLAMKMAAMFGGESDNDEEI; this comes from the exons ATgggggaagaagaaaagaattctCTTGAGATTGAGTTTGAGAATCGACCCGCTATCTTCGTCCTTGGATCCTCCAATGTTGGCAAACGGACCCTCCTCTCCC GATTACTCTCTGTGGATTTTGAAGAAGCTTCTGATTCATCGTCTCAACTTTGTTGCCATGG CTGGACTATCAACACCAAGTACTACACGGCTGATGTTTCTGTATGGATGGCTCATCTTCATGATGCCTTCTCTATTGGGACATTGCCAATGTTTAACCAGTTGGCTGCCTTGGTCATGGTTTTTGACATGAATGAT TTATCATCTCTTGTTGCCCTTAAGGATTGGGTAGCTCGCACtgatattcaaaattttgaaatattattatGCATTGGCAACAAGGTGGATCTCCTTCCAGGGCATCCAGTTCATTCTGAATACAGAAGACACCTGCAGAAGCAGCTTGGAGATTCCTCTGCTGATCCTTATGCAGAGTCTACTGAATATGGAATTTCAGAAACTGAAGGAAGTAGTCTATTGGGTGACGAAGAACCTTCGTGCAAGATTAGGAGGTCTTGTTTGGAATGGTGCACTCAACATAACATTGAATTTATTGAAGCTTGTGCTTCCAATGCTGATTTTGACAAGT GTTTATCAGTTGATGGTGATTCACAAGGAGTTGAACGCCTCTATGGTGCTCTTTCGGCTCATATGTGGCCTGGAATGATTCTAAAATCTGGCAATAAAATAACTGAACCATCATTACCTGAAAAAGAAG AGTTATCTTCAGGAGAATCtgattttgaatttgagtaTGAAATCCTCTCTGCTGGCTCAGCTGAACCATGGGATGACACAGATAAAGGATGGGTTTCTGCAAATGCTGTTACCCCATCCTCAGAGATGGCAGGGTTTGTTGCTCAAAATAGCTCTGTCGTTGAACGTGATCAAGAGAATGGAACCAGATCTGATGAAGAAAAGCCTTCAACTTCAACGGCGTCATTGCAGGATGAGAATGACCAGGGTGTGATACCAAATGCATCTGAGCAAGCCACAGAGGTGGATGAGAGTGCACCTTTTGAATTAGAGGATTTGGAACAGTTGATGTCCGAGATAGGGAATGTGCGTGAAAgcttgagattgatgcctgattTTCAGAGGAGGGAAATGGCAGCAAAGCTAGCCATGAAAATGGCTGCTATGTTTGGGGGTGAAAGTGATAATGATGAGGAAATTTGA
- the LOC126705875 gene encoding uncharacterized protein LOC126705875 isoform X3 — MLANGPSSPDYSLWILKRLLIHRLILGLLSVDFEEASDSSSQLCCHGWTINTKYYTADVSVWMAHLHDAFSIGTLPMFNQLAALVMVFDMNDLSSLVALKDWVARTDIQNFEILLCIGNKVDLLPGHPVHSEYRRHLQKQLGDSSADPYAESTEYGISETEGSSLLGDEEPSCKIRRSCLEWCTQHNIEFIEACASNADFDKCLSVDGDSQGVERLYGALSAHMWPGMILKSGNKITEPSLPEKEELSSGESDFEFEYEILSAGSAEPWDDTDKGWVSANAVTPSSEMAGFVAQNSSVVERDQENGTRSDEEKPSTSTASLQDENDQGVIPNASEQATEVDESAPFELEDLEQLMSEIGNVRESLRLMPDFQRREMAAKLAMKMAAMFGGESDNDEEI; from the exons ATGTTGGCAAACGGACCCTCCTCTCCC GATTACTCTCTGTGGATTTTGAAGAGGCTTCTGATTCATCGTCTGATTTTAGGATTACTCTCTGTGGATTTTGAAGAAGCTTCTGATTCATCGTCTCAACTTTGTTGCCATGG CTGGACTATCAACACCAAGTACTACACGGCTGATGTTTCTGTATGGATGGCTCATCTTCATGATGCCTTCTCTATTGGGACATTGCCAATGTTTAACCAGTTGGCTGCCTTGGTCATGGTTTTTGACATGAATGAT TTATCATCTCTTGTTGCCCTTAAGGATTGGGTAGCTCGCACtgatattcaaaattttgaaatattattatGCATTGGCAACAAGGTGGATCTCCTTCCAGGGCATCCAGTTCATTCTGAATACAGAAGACACCTGCAGAAGCAGCTTGGAGATTCCTCTGCTGATCCTTATGCAGAGTCTACTGAATATGGAATTTCAGAAACTGAAGGAAGTAGTCTATTGGGTGACGAAGAACCTTCGTGCAAGATTAGGAGGTCTTGTTTGGAATGGTGCACTCAACATAACATTGAATTTATTGAAGCTTGTGCTTCCAATGCTGATTTTGACAAGT GTTTATCAGTTGATGGTGATTCACAAGGAGTTGAACGCCTCTATGGTGCTCTTTCGGCTCATATGTGGCCTGGAATGATTCTAAAATCTGGCAATAAAATAACTGAACCATCATTACCTGAAAAAGAAG AGTTATCTTCAGGAGAATCtgattttgaatttgagtaTGAAATCCTCTCTGCTGGCTCAGCTGAACCATGGGATGACACAGATAAAGGATGGGTTTCTGCAAATGCTGTTACCCCATCCTCAGAGATGGCAGGGTTTGTTGCTCAAAATAGCTCTGTCGTTGAACGTGATCAAGAGAATGGAACCAGATCTGATGAAGAAAAGCCTTCAACTTCAACGGCGTCATTGCAGGATGAGAATGACCAGGGTGTGATACCAAATGCATCTGAGCAAGCCACAGAGGTGGATGAGAGTGCACCTTTTGAATTAGAGGATTTGGAACAGTTGATGTCCGAGATAGGGAATGTGCGTGAAAgcttgagattgatgcctgattTTCAGAGGAGGGAAATGGCAGCAAAGCTAGCCATGAAAATGGCTGCTATGTTTGGGGGTGAAAGTGATAATGATGAGGAAATTTGA